Part of the Sinomonas atrocyanea genome is shown below.
CTACGGACAGGACGCGGGCGCGGCGGAGGAGGTCGTGGCAGCGGTCGAGGGGCTGGGGTCGCGCGCGGTCCCAGTGCAAGCGGACGTCACCGACCCGGCGGCCGTCGCGGCGCTGTTCGACGCCGCCGAAGAGGCCTTCGGCGGCGTCGACGTCGTCGTCCACGCAGCAGCCCGCATGTCGCTCTCGCCCCTGGCAGAATTCGACCTCGAAGAATTGGAGCGGATGCTGAGGACCAACGTGCTCGGCACCTTCGTCGTGAGCCAGCAGGCTGCCCGAAGGGTCCGCTGCGGCGGCGCGGTCGTGAACTTCTCCTCCTCCGTCATCGGCCGCGTCCTGCCCGGCTACACCGGCTACGCGGCCAGCAAGGCCGCCGTCGAGGCGATGACCTTCGTCCTCGCCCACGAGCTCCGCGGCCGGGACATCACCGTCAACGCCATCGCCCCCGGGCCGACGGCCACCGACATGTTCCTCGAGGGCAAGAGCCCCGAGCAGGTCGAGTTCTTCGCGAACGCCTCGCCCCTGGAGCGCCTCGGCACACCGGAGGACATCGCCAACGCGGTCGCGTTCCTCGTCGGCCCGTCCGGACACTGGATCAACGGTCAGGCCCTCCGCGCAAA
Proteins encoded:
- a CDS encoding SDR family oxidoreductase, giving the protein MPATDDHRVALVTGASRGIGRAVAERLAADGCSLALGYGQDAGAAEEVVAAVEGLGSRAVPVQADVTDPAAVAALFDAAEEAFGGVDVVVHAAARMSLSPLAEFDLEELERMLRTNVLGTFVVSQQAARRVRCGGAVVNFSSSVIGRVLPGYTGYAASKAAVEAMTFVLAHELRGRDITVNAIAPGPTATDMFLEGKSPEQVEFFANASPLERLGTPEDIANAVAFLVGPSGHWINGQALRANGGLN